The following proteins are co-located in the Colius striatus isolate bColStr4 chromosome 6, bColStr4.1.hap1, whole genome shotgun sequence genome:
- the POLE2 gene encoding DNA polymerase epsilon subunit 2 isoform X1: MEPERLRRRLSSAFRLRGLLLRADALKYLAEALQSISEAELDDVIENVIDAVEKQPLSSNMIEQSTVETAVQECSQASDETIENVFNIIGAFDIPRYIYNSERKKFLPLSMTNFPVPNLFGTARDKAELFRERYSILQQRTHRHELFTPPAIVAHPDDSGSKFQLKTIETLLGNTAKVGEVIVLGMITQLKEGKFFLEDPTGVVQLDLSKAQFHSGLYTESCFVLAEGWYEDEVFHVNAFGFPPTEPSATTRAFYGNINFFGGPSSASVKASAKLKQLEDENEDAMFVFLSDVWLDQAEVLEKLHTMFSGYSSAPPTCFFFCGNFSSAPYGKNQIQSLKGSLKALADIICEYPSIHKSSRFVFVPGPEDPGPGSILPRPPLAENITEEFRQLVPFSVFTTNPCRIQYCTQEIIIFREDLVNKMCRNCVRFPTSNMDIPSHFVKTILSQGHLTPLPLYVSPVYWAYDYSLRVYPVPDMLVIADKYDPFTVTNTDCLCINPGSFPRSGFSFKVFYPSNKTVEDSKLQGL; this comes from the exons ATGGAGCCGGAGCGGCTGCGGCGCCGCTTGAGCTCCGCGTTCCGGCTGCGCGGGCTCCTGCTGCGGGC GGATGCTCTAAAATATCTTGCTGAAGCTCTTCAGTCCATCAGTGAAGCAGAACTTGACGATGTAATTGAAAATGTCATTGATGCTGTTGAAAAACAGCCTT tgtcaTCTAATATGATTGAACAATCCACAGTGGAAACAGCTGTCCAAGAATGTAGCCAGGCATCAGACGAAACTAT agaaaatgtcTTCAACATTATTGGAGCCTTTGATATTCCGCGTTATATTTAtaattcagaaagaaagaagtttctccc TCTGTCAATGACCAACTTTCCCGTACCAAATTTATTTGGAACTGCCAGAGACAAAGCAGAGTTGTTTCGTGAGCGCTACTCCATCTTACAACAG AGGACTCATAGACATGAGTTGTTTACTCCTCCAGCAATTGTTGCTCATCCTGATGACAGCGGGAGCAAATTCCAG CTTAAAACAATAGAAACTCTATTGGGCAATACAGCTAAAGTGGGAGAAGTGATTGTGCTTGGGATGATAACTCAGCTTAAGGAG GGGAAATTTTTCCTAGAAGACCCTACAGGAGTTGTCCAGCTGGACCTTAGTAAAGCC CAGTTCCATAGTGGTTTATATACTGAATCATGCTTTGTTTTGGCAGAAG GTTGGTATGAAGATGAAGTTTTTCATGTGAATGCTTTTGGATTTCCGCCTACTGAGCCTTCTGCTACCACTCG AGCCTTCTATGGGAATATAAACTTCTTTGGAGGGCCATCTTCAGCTTCAGTGAAGGCTTCTGCAAAACTAAAGCAGCTGGAGGATGAAAATGAAGATGCcatgtttgtgtttctttctgatGTATGGCTGGATCAAGCAGAAGTACTGGAAAAGCTTCACACAATGTTTTCAG GTTATTCCTCTGCGCCTCCaacctgctttttcttctgtggcaATTTTTCATCTGCACCATATGGAAAAAATCAAATTCAGTCACTGAAAG GTTCTTTGAAGGCTCTTGCAGATATTATATGTGAATATCCCAGCATTCATAAAAG TAGTCGATTTGTGTTTGTTCCCGGCCCTGAAGACCCTGGTCCTGGTTCTATTTTACCAAG ACCTCCCCTAGCTGAAAATATTACTGAGGAATTCAGACAGCTGGTGCCATTTTCAGTTTTCACCACAAATCCTTGCAG GATTCAGTATTGCACCCAAGAAATAATTATCTTTCGTGAAGATTTGGTAAACAAAATGTGCAGAAACTGTGTCCGCTTCCCTACCAGCAACATGGACATTCCCAGCCAC TTTGTAAAGACTATATTATCCCAGGGCCACCTGACGCCGCTCCCACTGTATGTCAGCCCTGTGTACTGGGCCTACGACTACTCCCTGAGGGTTTACCCCGTGCCAGATATGCTTGTCATCGCAGATAAATACGACCCATTCACTGTCACCAACACTGACTGTCTTTGCATCAATCCA GGTTCATTCCCAAGAAGTGGATTTTCCTTCAAGGTGTTCTACCCCTCCAACAAGACAGTTGAAGACAG CAAGCTTCAGGGTCTCTGA
- the POLE2 gene encoding DNA polymerase epsilon subunit 2 isoform X2 — MIEQSTVETAVQECSQASDETIENVFNIIGAFDIPRYIYNSERKKFLPLSMTNFPVPNLFGTARDKAELFRERYSILQQRTHRHELFTPPAIVAHPDDSGSKFQLKTIETLLGNTAKVGEVIVLGMITQLKEGKFFLEDPTGVVQLDLSKAQFHSGLYTESCFVLAEGWYEDEVFHVNAFGFPPTEPSATTRAFYGNINFFGGPSSASVKASAKLKQLEDENEDAMFVFLSDVWLDQAEVLEKLHTMFSGYSSAPPTCFFFCGNFSSAPYGKNQIQSLKGSLKALADIICEYPSIHKSSRFVFVPGPEDPGPGSILPRPPLAENITEEFRQLVPFSVFTTNPCRIQYCTQEIIIFREDLVNKMCRNCVRFPTSNMDIPSHFVKTILSQGHLTPLPLYVSPVYWAYDYSLRVYPVPDMLVIADKYDPFTVTNTDCLCINPGSFPRSGFSFKVFYPSNKTVEDSKLQGL; from the exons ATGATTGAACAATCCACAGTGGAAACAGCTGTCCAAGAATGTAGCCAGGCATCAGACGAAACTAT agaaaatgtcTTCAACATTATTGGAGCCTTTGATATTCCGCGTTATATTTAtaattcagaaagaaagaagtttctccc TCTGTCAATGACCAACTTTCCCGTACCAAATTTATTTGGAACTGCCAGAGACAAAGCAGAGTTGTTTCGTGAGCGCTACTCCATCTTACAACAG AGGACTCATAGACATGAGTTGTTTACTCCTCCAGCAATTGTTGCTCATCCTGATGACAGCGGGAGCAAATTCCAG CTTAAAACAATAGAAACTCTATTGGGCAATACAGCTAAAGTGGGAGAAGTGATTGTGCTTGGGATGATAACTCAGCTTAAGGAG GGGAAATTTTTCCTAGAAGACCCTACAGGAGTTGTCCAGCTGGACCTTAGTAAAGCC CAGTTCCATAGTGGTTTATATACTGAATCATGCTTTGTTTTGGCAGAAG GTTGGTATGAAGATGAAGTTTTTCATGTGAATGCTTTTGGATTTCCGCCTACTGAGCCTTCTGCTACCACTCG AGCCTTCTATGGGAATATAAACTTCTTTGGAGGGCCATCTTCAGCTTCAGTGAAGGCTTCTGCAAAACTAAAGCAGCTGGAGGATGAAAATGAAGATGCcatgtttgtgtttctttctgatGTATGGCTGGATCAAGCAGAAGTACTGGAAAAGCTTCACACAATGTTTTCAG GTTATTCCTCTGCGCCTCCaacctgctttttcttctgtggcaATTTTTCATCTGCACCATATGGAAAAAATCAAATTCAGTCACTGAAAG GTTCTTTGAAGGCTCTTGCAGATATTATATGTGAATATCCCAGCATTCATAAAAG TAGTCGATTTGTGTTTGTTCCCGGCCCTGAAGACCCTGGTCCTGGTTCTATTTTACCAAG ACCTCCCCTAGCTGAAAATATTACTGAGGAATTCAGACAGCTGGTGCCATTTTCAGTTTTCACCACAAATCCTTGCAG GATTCAGTATTGCACCCAAGAAATAATTATCTTTCGTGAAGATTTGGTAAACAAAATGTGCAGAAACTGTGTCCGCTTCCCTACCAGCAACATGGACATTCCCAGCCAC TTTGTAAAGACTATATTATCCCAGGGCCACCTGACGCCGCTCCCACTGTATGTCAGCCCTGTGTACTGGGCCTACGACTACTCCCTGAGGGTTTACCCCGTGCCAGATATGCTTGTCATCGCAGATAAATACGACCCATTCACTGTCACCAACACTGACTGTCTTTGCATCAATCCA GGTTCATTCCCAAGAAGTGGATTTTCCTTCAAGGTGTTCTACCCCTCCAACAAGACAGTTGAAGACAG CAAGCTTCAGGGTCTCTGA